A single region of the Anopheles funestus chromosome X, idAnoFuneDA-416_04, whole genome shotgun sequence genome encodes:
- the LOC125766706 gene encoding pancreatic triacylglycerol lipase-like, which yields MSLTTPNLMFHTMFLIGNFTNYNGEGCFGMFGCYPINSPWTSARRPIALFPQSPEELGVRFVFFNSQNRGIPQHLNQYSHYLDMPEIINEANINPTKTVYFISHGFLEKGATKWIETMMNRLLDRDPESTVIVIDWGLGSNPPYNQAVANIRLVGNIAAHFIKMMKEQLNMDNLDNVHMIGHSLGAHLSGYTGSTLRNDLEQGLIGRITGLDPAELAFTETDVLVRLDPSDAQFVDIVHSDATPFVPKIGLGLFEPIGHVDFYPNGGFNQPGCDQTFWKQKNRFVSTMFQFFSCSHSRAYTYFSESIINPLKVVSCASYDSYNAGECFDCGADSTYCLDFGMNSIAGYRELVAQGKINPQSNQPIQLYFQTDSHAPFLKPNVKITIKISNTKESVEHGPEIGKIFLYIDGGDSSEPKRIYFNEAPILFEPGYNYSSVIAVHSSSKPISVKLGWEYVTNLFNPLTWRLLAAPRVYIEHVDVQFLTHHLTQRLCQTTNVPVTTNEVSVLTETKCKHKQH from the exons ATGTCGTTAACAACACCGAACTTAATGTTTCATACAATGTTTCTGATTGGGAACTTTACGAATTACAACGGAGAAG GATGCTTTGGAATGTTTGGATGCTATCCTATCAACTCACCCTGGACCAGTGCAAGACGTCCGATAGCATTGTTTCCCCAGTCTCCAGAGGAACTCGGTGTTAGATTTGTGTTTTTCAATTCTCAAAACAGAGGAATACCGCAACATCTCAACCAATATTCCCACTATCTGGACATGCCAGAGATCATTAACGAGGCGAATATCAATCCAACCAAAACGGTCTATTTCATATCGCACGGATTCCTGGAGAAGGGAGCTACCAAATGG ATCGAAACAATGATGAATCGACTGTTGGACAGAGATCCGGAATCTACCGTCATTGTTATCGATTGGGGTTTAGGGTCCAATCCACCGTACAATCAAGCAGTTGCAAATATAAGATTGGTTGGAAATATTGCTGCACACTTCATTAAAATGATGAAG GAACAACTCAATATGGATAATCTAGATAATGTGCACATGATCGGCCATTCACTCGGTGCCCATTTGTCGGGCTACACTGGTTCGACGTTGAGGAATGATCTCGAGCAAGGATTGATCGGTAGAATCACAGGTCTAGATCCGGCCGAGCTAGCATTCACCGAGACGGACGTGCTGGTACGCCTGGATCCGAGTGATGCACAGTTCGTGGATATAGTGCACAGTGACGCAACACCGTTCGTGCCGAAGATCGGGCTCGGACTGTTCGAACCGATCGGGCACGTAGACTTCTATCCGAACGGTGGCTTCAATCAACCTGGCTGCGATCAGACGTTCTGGAAGCAGAAGAATCGTTTCGTCTCCACCATGTTTCAGTTCTTCAGCTGCAGCCATTCGCGAGCGTACACGTATTTCTCGGAAAGTATTATAAACCCGCTAAAGGTGGTGTCCTGCGCGTCGTACGATAGCTACAATGCGGGCGAATGCTTtgactgtggtgcagacagtACATACTGTCTCGATTTCGGTATGAACAGTATTGCCGGTTACCGGGAGCTAGTGGCGCAGGGCAAAATAAACCCGCAGAGTAATCAACCGATCCAACTGTACTTTCAAACGGATTCACACGCACCATTTCTGAAGCCAAATGTGAAGATTACCATTAAGATTTCCAACACGAAGGAAAGCGTTGAGCATGGGCCTGAAATTGGGAAGATCTTTTTGTACATTGATGGAGGTGATAGTAGCGAACCGAAGCGGATCTACTTCAATGAGGCTCCGAT CTTGTTCGAACCTGGATATAACTACTCCAGCGTTATTGCGGTTCACAGCAGCAGTAAACCAATATCCGTCAAATTGGGTTGGGAGTATGTGACGAATCTGTTTAATCCACTCACCTGGCGCTTGTTGGCCGCACCCCGTGTATACATCGAGCATGTGGATGTACAGTTCTTAACCCACCACCTGACGCAGAGACTCTGCCAGACGACGAATGTCCCCGTCACCACCAACGAAGTGAGCGTATTAACCGAGACGaaatgcaaacacaaacaGCACTGA
- the LOC125766665 gene encoding pancreatic triacylglycerol lipase-like yields MELSNTTGILLQTILFMANHEYNNSLINLIHNKTLSADSNLTTGEFSLAEDVRCYGVYGCFPITYPWIDEKRPVAYHPQSPSTVDVRYPVFVKSNTDHPKFIDINNPASVRHLGINPKGRIYFITHGYIEAGDRPWIQQMVNALIDNDPDHTASCVVIDWRKASNPPYTQTCANIRLIGAITAHVIYLLYEELNLKNLDKVHLLGHSLGSHLCGYAGYHLQKDFGLKLGRITGLDPAEPLFSDTDPLVRLDRSDAKFVDIIHSDGSEWVSKGGLGMYQPIGHVDFYPNGGYNQPGCSDPMNKFIRKHDESFFWGFQEFFGCNHLRCHQFLTDSILHSCPFIGIGCESYAQFLRGECFECDRDGHYCVEFGLKAQESYNRLIENGIITNPNAPLSVYMITGADPPYCRSHFRLTMSVSDEEESLIHGGEIGKMSIELHGEGGVRSGKMDFSKDPVYFEPGGNYSAILAGTHVGKPLKVLLTWEYRTNPLNPLTWRLLVVPRVYVQRIRVQLMEMRSSIEVCPLNSAPVRADQENEFKSEYCT; encoded by the exons ATGGAGCTGAGTAATACTACCGGGATTCTGCTGCAAACGATACTGTTTATGGCGAACCATGAGTATAACAACTCGCTGATAAACCTGATCCACAATAAAACGCTTAGCGCGGATAGTAATTTGACAACCG GTGAATTCTCGCTGGCTGAGGATGTGCGCTGTTACGGTGTGTATGGTTGCTTCCCGATCACCTATCCATGGATCGACGAGAAGCGTCCGGTCGCTTACCATCCACAGTCACCTTCAACGGTTGACGTACGATATCCTGTGTTTGTCAAGTCGAACACCGATCATCCGAAGTTTATTGATATCAACAATCCGGCAAGTGTGCGTCATCTCGGCATCAATCCAAAGGGACGCATCTACTTCATTACCCACGGCTATATTGAAGCCGGTGATCGACCCTGG ATTCAGCAGATGGTGAATGCACTGATCGATAATGATCCGGACCATACGGCAAGCTGCGTTGTGATCGATTGGCGGAAGGCATCGAATCCTCCTTATACGCAAACCTGCGCCAACATTCGGCTGATCGGTGCAATAACTGCACATGTGATCTACTTGCTTTAT GAGGAGCTAAACTTGAAGAACTTGGACAAGGTGCATCTGCTAGGACATTCGCTTGGTTCCCATTTGTGCGGTTACGCCGGGTACCATCTGCAGAAGGATTTCGGTCTAAAGCTGGGCCGTATTACCGGGCTTGATCCGGCCGAACCACTGTTCTCCGATACGGATCCGCTAGTGCGGCTGGACCGTAGCGATGCAAAGTTTGTGGACATTATCCATTCCGATGGTTCCGAGTGGGTTAGCAAGGGAGGTCTCGGGATGTATCAACCGATCGGGCACGTAGACTTCTATCCGAACGGTGGCTACAATCAGCCGGGATGTAGCGATCCGATGAACAAGTTCATCCGCAAGCATGATGAGTCCTTTTTCTGGGGCTTCCAGGAATTCTTCGGCTGTAACCATCTGCGGTGTCATCAGTTTCTCACGGACAGCATACTCCACAGCTGTCCGTTCATTGGTATCGGGTGTGAATCGTACGCACAGTTTCTGCGGGGGGAATGTTTCGAGTGCGATCGGGACGGTCACTACTGCGTGGAATTTGGTCTGAAGGCACAGGAAAGCTACAACAGGCTGATTGAGAATGGTATCATCACGAATCCGAATGCGCCGCTGAGCGTTTACATGATCACCGGTGCAGATCCTCCATATTGCC GGTCTCACTTCCGCCTTACGATGAGTGTTTCCGACGAGGAGGAAAGCCTTATACACGGTGGCGAAATAGGCAAGATGTCGATCGAGCTACACGGTGAGGGTGGCGTACGGTCCGGCAAGATGGACTTCTCCAAGGATCCGGTATACTTCGAGCCGGGCGGTAATTATTCGGCCATCCTTGCCGGGACGCACGTTGGCAAACCGCTCAAGGTGTTGCTCACCTGGGAATATCGCACCAATCCGTTAAATCCACTAACGTGGCGTTTGCTGGTAGTGCCGCGCGTCTACGTACAGCGTATCCGTGTACAGCTGATGGAAATGCGCTCCAGCATAGAGGTATGTCCGCTCAACAGTGCACCGGTGCGTGCTGATCAGGAGAACGAATTTAAAAGTGAATATTGTACGTAA